In Candidatus Thiodictyon syntrophicum, a genomic segment contains:
- a CDS encoding DUF2868 domain-containing protein: MKIGHTDPPEDDDARETDRWTVADLIDLEYYLGADEQLLHEGTAARNALTERDRTLYLDRIAPAVATTLPHTTLHRRLSLRHWLRERRAAERPERRLVLPGRTFAQAQRLTALGLAALGFLIGVGAASALLSYDGHRPINVALYLFVLVFVQFLLVGGASVAWLVRRARPVGQAVRDLSLLGRLIRPLVTRVSHWLLRQHLAATRQEVNDRTATQVGRLRSQFALYGPVSFLPMLIPAQVFGVAFNLGVILTTIGLEWFTDLAFGWQTALDLSPQFIHDLARFVATPWGWLFGEGIGYPSLEQVAGSRILLKDPLSLLDAGHLRSWRWFLVLAVCTYGLLPRLLLLGASLLTQRHLLERLPFTQGRTQALYARLLTPTVETATHGSGHGSAMPIPAPVTHQGPLARPIAAPPTRPPTPPGPTDRVAVPEPKAAAPQSTSAADRTPEPAPDSWPKPASQPAPEPPASREPEPRPQPQPDVEPAPQPIAELASPPALAPEPQPSPEQPTHRPEPVPHPTLPPAPEPEQEPAVEPPPAPTAAPLEPRGTEVPGGIAADACLVLVQLDVDEVIESAQRHRVAELVGTLTGWRVAASASFGSGSAMTAGVVNWVEGQRWQAPPARVAVIMDGSQPPITENLRFLRELRAAAGTQAQVLLALVGDPQDDDPLPPVRAFDFTDWQRKIAQLGDPYLRLDMLAPGDGDGDA, encoded by the coding sequence ATGAAAATCGGTCACACCGACCCTCCTGAAGACGACGACGCCCGGGAGACCGATCGCTGGACGGTCGCTGACCTCATCGACCTGGAATATTACCTGGGCGCCGACGAACAACTGCTGCACGAAGGCACCGCGGCCCGCAACGCACTGACGGAACGCGACCGCACCCTCTATCTGGACCGGATTGCCCCGGCCGTTGCCACCACCCTGCCCCATACGACCCTGCATCGGCGCCTGAGCCTGCGGCACTGGCTGCGCGAGCGCCGCGCCGCGGAACGCCCGGAACGGCGTCTGGTGCTCCCCGGGCGCACCTTCGCCCAGGCGCAGCGACTCACCGCGCTCGGGCTGGCGGCGCTCGGGTTCCTGATCGGCGTCGGCGCGGCCTCGGCCCTGCTGAGCTACGACGGGCATCGCCCGATCAATGTTGCCCTCTATCTCTTTGTGTTGGTTTTCGTCCAATTTCTGTTGGTGGGGGGGGCTTCGGTCGCCTGGTTGGTGCGCCGCGCACGGCCGGTGGGCCAAGCGGTCCGGGATCTGAGCCTGCTCGGACGCCTGATCCGGCCCCTGGTGACCCGGGTGAGCCACTGGCTGCTGCGCCAGCACCTCGCCGCCACTCGCCAGGAGGTCAACGACCGCACCGCGACCCAGGTTGGACGCCTGCGCTCCCAATTCGCACTCTACGGACCCGTCTCCTTCCTGCCGATGCTGATCCCGGCGCAGGTCTTCGGCGTCGCCTTCAACCTGGGCGTGATCCTGACGACGATCGGGTTGGAGTGGTTCACGGACCTGGCCTTCGGCTGGCAAACCGCGCTGGACTTAAGCCCACAGTTCATCCATGACTTGGCCCGCTTCGTTGCCACGCCCTGGGGCTGGCTGTTCGGTGAGGGGATCGGCTATCCGTCGCTGGAGCAGGTCGCGGGCTCCCGCATCCTGCTCAAAGACCCGCTGTCCCTGCTCGACGCCGGCCATCTGCGCTCCTGGCGCTGGTTCCTGGTCCTGGCGGTCTGCACCTACGGCCTCCTGCCGCGACTGCTGCTGCTTGGCGCCTCGCTTCTGACCCAGCGGCACCTGCTGGAGCGGCTGCCCTTCACCCAGGGCCGCACCCAGGCCCTCTATGCCCGCCTGCTGACCCCCACGGTCGAGACGGCCACCCACGGCAGCGGGCATGGAAGCGCGATGCCGATCCCGGCACCCGTCACGCACCAGGGTCCGCTGGCACGGCCGATCGCCGCCCCCCCAACCCGCCCCCCGACACCCCCAGGCCCGACCGACCGGGTGGCGGTGCCGGAACCTAAGGCTGCGGCACCGCAAAGCACGTCCGCCGCCGACCGCACACCAGAACCAGCGCCCGACAGTTGGCCGAAACCGGCATCCCAACCCGCCCCCGAACCGCCCGCAAGCCGGGAACCGGAGCCCAGGCCGCAGCCGCAACCCGACGTGGAGCCCGCGCCGCAACCCATCGCGGAGCTGGCGTCGCCGCCGGCGCTGGCGCCGGAACCGCAACCGAGCCCGGAGCAGCCGACCCACCGACCGGAGCCAGTACCGCATCCAACGTTGCCACCGGCACCGGAGCCTGAACAGGAACCGGCGGTTGAGCCCCCACCCGCGCCCACGGCAGCGCCGTTGGAACCCCGTGGGACCGAGGTGCCGGGCGGCATCGCCGCCGACGCCTGCCTGGTGCTGGTGCAACTCGATGTGGACGAAGTGATTGAAAGCGCGCAGCGCCATCGCGTGGCGGAACTGGTCGGAACCCTCACCGGCTGGCGGGTCGCCGCGTCCGCGTCCTTTGGTTCGGGCAGCGCCATGACCGCCGGGGTGGTGAACTGGGTCGAGGGCCAACGCTGGCAGGCCCCGCCGGCACGGGTCGCGGTCATCATGGACGGCTCCCAGCCGCCGATCACCGAGAACCTGCGCTTCCTGCGCGAGTTGCGCGCCGCCGCCGGCACCCAGGCGCAGGTGCTGCTGGCCCTGGTCGGCGACCCCCAGGACGACGACCCCCTGCCGCCGGTGCGCGCCTTCGACTTCACCGATTGGCAGCGCAAGATCGCCCAGTTGGGTGACCCCTATCTGCGGCTGGACATGCTGGCCCCCGGGGACGGTGACGGAGATGCATGA
- the pufA gene encoding light-harvesting antenna LH1, alpha subunit, producing the protein MKVPYLLADETIVKIEHPEEDWKIWTVINPANWMVPWFIVLMVQMWLVHSYALSLPGYGFKDSVAKLHAPVAVVAPAPAAK; encoded by the coding sequence ATGAAAGTTCCGTATCTGCTGGCCGATGAAACCATCGTCAAGATCGAGCATCCGGAAGAAGACTGGAAGATCTGGACCGTGATCAATCCGGCCAACTGGATGGTGCCGTGGTTTATCGTGCTGATGGTCCAGATGTGGCTTGTCCACAGCTATGCCCTCTCACTGCCCGGCTATGGCTTCAAGGATTCCGTCGCGAAGCTTCACGCTCCCGTCGCCGTGGTTGCCCCGGCGCCTGCCGCCAAGTAA
- the pufB gene encoding light-harvesting antenna LH1, beta subunit — protein MNSGNISGLTNEQAKEFHEHWKHGVWSWVMIASAVHLVTWAYQPWF, from the coding sequence ATGAATTCTGGCAACATCTCGGGTCTCACCAACGAGCAGGCGAAGGAGTTTCATGAGCATTGGAAGCATGGCGTGTGGAGTTGGGTGATGATTGCATCCGCTGTCCACTTGGTGACTTGGGCCTATCAGCCCTGGTTCTGA
- the pufA gene encoding light-harvesting antenna LH1, alpha subunit, which produces MKVPYLLADESVKIEHPEDDWKVWTVINPANWMVPWFIVLMVQMWLVHSYALSLPGYGFKDHAAKLHAPVAVVAPAPVAQ; this is translated from the coding sequence ATGAAAGTCCCCTATCTGCTGGCCGATGAAAGCGTCAAGATCGAGCACCCGGAAGACGACTGGAAGGTCTGGACCGTGATCAACCCGGCCAACTGGATGGTGCCGTGGTTCATCGTGCTGATGGTCCAGATGTGGCTGGTCCACAGCTATGCCCTGTCCCTGCCCGGCTATGGCTTCAAGGATCACGCCGCGAAGCTTCATGCACCCGTCGCGGTGGTCGCACCGGCGCCTGTCGCTCAGTAA
- the pufB gene encoding light-harvesting antenna LH1, beta subunit — protein MNSGNISGLTNEQAKEFHEHWKHGVWSWVMIASAVHLVTWAYQPWF, from the coding sequence ATGAATTCCGGCAACATCTCGGGTCTGACCAACGAGCAGGCGAAGGAGTTTCATGAGCACTGGAAGCATGGTGTGTGGAGCTGGGTGATGATTGCATCTGCGGTCCACTTGGTAACCTGGGCTTATCAGCCCTGGTTCTGA
- a CDS encoding light-harvesting protein, whose product MSGLTDAQAREFHEHWKHGVWSWVMIAAAVHLVTWAYQPWF is encoded by the coding sequence CTGTCGGGCCTCACCGACGCGCAGGCGAGAGAATTCCACGAGCACTGGAAGCATGGCGTCTGGAGTTGGGTGATGATCGCCGCGGCCGTTCATCTGGTGACCTGGGCGTATCAACCCTGGTTCTAG